The Solanum pennellii chromosome 11, SPENNV200 genome contains a region encoding:
- the LOC107002999 gene encoding histone H4, with product MSGRGKGGKGLGKGGAKRHRKVLRDNIQGITKPAIRRLARRGGVKRISGLIYEETRGVLKIFLENVIRDSVTYTEHARRKTVTAMDVVYALKRQGRTLYGFGG from the coding sequence ATGTCGGGTCGTGGAAAGGGAGGAAAAGGATTGGGAAAGGGAGGAGCGAAGCGTCACCGTAAGGTTCTCCGTGATAACATTCAAGGTATTACTAAGCCTGCTATTAGGCGTTTGGCTCGTAGAGGAGGAGTGAAGCGTATTAGTGGGCTGATCTATGAGGAGACTCGTGGGGTTTTGAAGATCTTTTTGGAGAACGTGATTCGTGACTCTGTTACTTACACTGAGCATGCTAGGAGGAAGACGGTGACTGCTATGGATGTTGTGTATGCACTCAAGAGACAAGGAAGGACTTTGTATGGTTTTGGAGGTTGA
- the LOC107004062 gene encoding probable S-adenosylmethionine-dependent methyltransferase At5g38100, whose translation MAHGRTNFSSHEFPMASGVSPFSYRTNSGYQRRVVRATKQLMHAVVMEKLEVENGSIFQITDMGCSIGPNTFISVKNIVESVELKFQSINTHKKHIQVLFNDHAYNDFNTLFASLPSDKSYYAHAAIGSFYDRVFPDKSIHIVNCSYGLHFLSRVPNNVENRKSLAWNKGKVYYSHSKKEVISEYSKQYKKDMECFLKCRAQEVVPGGLVFITVPARPNKTPHSKVIYNMLAEILGSCFLHLVKQLRNLLGDIEEEEVDTFNIPVYITSPIEVEEAIKRNGSFSIEKIEILSKETSPINGLTAKDASVHIRAITEGLIEEKFGTKILDKLFQLHEQKLEDAYLDLISGEAISLFIALKRKPN comes from the exons ATGGCTCATGGAAGAACTAACTTCAGTTCTCATGAATTTCCTATGGCTAGTGGAGTAAGCCCTTTCAGCTATCGAACAAATTCCGGCTATCAG AGACGTGTTGTTCGTGCTACGAAGCAACTGATGCATGCAGTTGTGATGGAAAAACTTGAAGTCGAAAATGGATCAATCTTTCAGATAACTGATATGGGTTGTTCCATCGGTCCAAACACATTCATTTCAGTTAAGAACATTGTTGAATCTGTAGAATTGAAGTTCCAATCAATCAACACTCACAAAAAACATATTCAAGTTTTGTTTAATGATCATGCCTATAACGATTTCAATACTCTCTTCGCGTCTCTACCATCAGATAAATCCTATTATGCTCATGCTGCAATCGGTTCTTTCTATGATCGTGTTTTTCCAGACAAATCAATTCATATCGTCAATTGTTCATATGGTCTCCATTTTCTCTCAAGAGTTCCAAATAATGTCGAAAACAGAAAATCACTTGCTTGGAACAAAGGGAAAGTTTATTATTCACATAGTAAAAAAGAGGTAATTAGTGAATATTCCAAACAATACAAAAAAGATATGGAATGTTTTTTGAAATGTAGAGCACAAGAAGTTGTACCTGGTGGATTAGTTTTTATTACTGTTCCAGCTCGTCCAAATAAAACTCCTCATTCTAAAGTTATTTACAATATGTTAGCTGAAATATTGGGATCTTGTTTTCTCCACTTGGTCAAGCAG TTACGGAATTTGTTGGGCGATATTGAGGAAGAGGAGGTGGATACATTCAATATACCGGTGTATATTACATCTCCAATTGAAGTAGAAGAGGCAATTAAAAGAAATGGAAGTTTTAGTATTGAAAAAATAGAGATTCTTTCAAAGGAAACATCACCAATCAATGGTTTAACAGCTAAAGATGCATCAGTACACATAAGGGCTATAACTGAGGGATTGATTGAAGAAAAATTTGGAACAAAAATATTGGACAAATTGTTTCAACTTCATGAACAAAAACTTGAGGATGCATATCTTGACTTGATTTCTGGTGAAGCTATTAGTTTATTCATAGCTCTTAAACGCAAACCAAATTAA
- the LOC107004486 gene encoding calcium-transporting ATPase 4, endoplasmic reticulum-type-like, translating to MGKGGENYGKRENLGGKSVSDKEVFPAWSKDVKECEEKFEVKRDYGLTEDEVVKRRQIYGLNELEKHEGQSILRLILDQFNDTLVRILLGAAVISFVLAWLDGEEGGEKEITAFVEPLVIFLILIVNAAVGVWQESNAEKALEALKEIQSETACVIREGKRISSLPAKELVPGDIVELKVGDKVPADMRVLRLISSTLRLEQGSLTGESEAVSKTTKAVAEDVDIQGKKCMVFAGTTVVNGNCICLVTQIGMDTEIGKVHAQIHEAAQEEEDTPLKKKLNEFGEALTVIIGIICALVWLINVKYFLTWEFVDGWPRNFKFSFEKCTYYFEIAVALAVAAIPEGLPAVITTCLALGTRKMAAKNALVRKLPSVETLGCTTVICSDKTGTLTTNQMAVSKLVAMGAKANTLRSFNVEGTSYDPYDGKIQDWSMGRMDSNLEMIAKIAAVCNDSGVEKSGQHYVASGLPTEAALKVLVEKMGLPDGISSISSSSDKDGLRCSYTWNNIEKRIGTLEFDRDRKSMGVITSSTSGKKSLLVKGAVENLLERSSYVQLQDGSVVELDNSSRNHILQSLHEMSSKALRVLGFAYKEDLQELATYNGDEDHPAHQLLLNPANYPSIESKLIFVGLAGIRDPPRKEVRRAIEDCREAGIRVMVITGDNKNTAEAICREIGVFGSHEDIKSRSLTGKEFMELANPKAHIRQSGGLLFSRAEPRHKQDIVRLLKDDGEVVAMTGDGVNDAPALKLADIGIAMGIAGTEVAKEASDMVLADDNFSTIVAAVGEGRSIYNNMKAFIRYMISSNIGEVASIFLTAALGIPEGLIPVQLLWVNLVTDGPPATALGFNPPDKDIMKKQPRRSDDSLISAWILFRYLVIGLYVGVATVGIFIIWFTHDSFLGIDLSKDGHSLVTYSQLANWGQCKTWNNFTASPFTAGSEVIRFDNPCDYFVEGKVKAMTLSLSVLVAIEMFNSLNALSEDGSLLSMPPWVNPWLLLAMSVSFGLHFLILYVPFLAQIFGIVPLSLNEWLLVLAVALPVILIDEILKFIGRCTSGIRSGRSPTKQKEE from the exons ATGGGAAAAGGAGGTGAAAATTATGGGAAAAGGGAGAATTTAGGTGGTAAGAGTGTGTCGGATAAGGAGGTGTTTCCGGCCTGGTCGAAAGATGTGAAGGAGTGTGAGGAGAAGTTTGAGGTGAAAAGAGATTATGGATTAACTGAGGATGAGGTTGTTAAAAGGAGGCAGATCTATGGTTTAAATGAATTGGAGAAGCATGAAGGGCAGTCGATTTTGAGGTTGATTTTAGATCAGTTTAATGATACGTTAGTTAGGATTTTGCTTGGTGCTGCGGTGATTTCGTTTGTTTTGGCTTGGTTAGATGGAGAGGAAGGTGGTGAGAAGGAGATCACAGCTTTCGTGGAGCCTTTAGTGATTTTCTTAATCTTAATTGTCAATGCTGCTGTTGGTGTGTGGCAAGAGAGTAATGCCGAAAAGGCTTTGGAGGCATTGAAGGAAATCCAGTCAGAGACTGCATGTGTTATACGTGAAGGTAAAAGAATTTCTAGTTTACCTGCTAAAGAGCTTGTACCTGGGGATATTGTTGAGTTGAAAGTTGGAGATAAAGTACCAGCTGATATGAGGGTTCTGCGTTTGATCAGTTCGACTCTCCGGCTTGAACAGGGATCACTGACTGGTGAGAGTGAAGCAGTTAGTAAGACCACTAAAGCTGTAGCGGAGGATGTTGATATCCAAGGGAAGAAATGTATGGTATTTGCTGGAACGACTGTGGTGAATGGAAATTGTATTTGTTTGGTAACTCAAATAGGGATGGATACCGAGATAGGGAAGGTGCACGCACAGATTCATGAAGCAGCACAAGAAGAGGAAGATACCCCGTTGAAGAAAAAGCTAAATGAGTTTGGAGAAGCTTTGACTGTCATAATTGGTATCATCTGCGCGTTGGTTTGGCTGATCAACGTGAAATATTTCCTCACTTGGGAGTTTGTTGATGGGTGGCCCAGGAATTTTAAGTTTTCATTTGAGAAGTGCacttattattttgaaattgcaGTGGCACTGGCAGTTGCTGCCATTCCGGAAGGTCTGCCAGCAGTTATTACAACTTGTTTGGCACTTGGCACACGGAAGATGGCTGCTAAGAATGCACTTGTTCGAAAATTGCCTAGTGTAGAAACTCTTGGTTGTACCACTGTTATTTGCTCAGACAAAACAGGAACATTGACAACTAATCAGATGGCTGTGTCTAAGCTTGTCGCTATGGGTGCCAAGGCTAACACATTGCGATCATTCAATGTTGAAGGGACCTCATATGATCCCTATGATGGAAAGATACAAGATTGGTCAATGGGCCGTATGGACTCTAACCTAGAAATGATAGCAAAAATTGCTGCTGTCTGCAATGATTCTGGAGTTGAAAAATCTGGTCAGCACTATGTTGCCAGCGGACTGCCCACTGAAGCAGCACTAAAG GTTCTGGTCGAGAAAATGGGACTTCCTGATGGAATCAGCTCCATATCCTCTTCAAGTGATAAAGATGGCCTCC GTTGCTCTTACACATGGAACAATATTGAAAAGCGTATTGGTACTCTTGAATTTGACCGTGATAGGAAATCCATGGGTGTCATTACATCTTCCACCTCTGGAAAAAAGTCATTACTTGTGAAG GGTGCGGTTGAAAATCTATTGGAAAGAAGCTCCTATGTGCAACTGCAAGACGGTTCTGTTGTAGAATTGGATAATTCTTCCAGAAATCATATATTGCAAAGCCTTCATGAAATGTCCTCGAAAGCTTTACGTGTCCTTGGTTTTGCATACAAGGAGGATCTACAGGAACTTGCAACCTATAATGGTGATGAAGACCATCCAGCCCATCAGCTTTTACTCAATCCTGCTAATTACCCTTCCATTGAGAGTAAACTCATATTTGTTGGCTTGGCTGGGATAAGG GATCCTCCTAGAAAAGAGGTACGTCGTGCAATTGAGGATTGCAGAGAAGCTGGCATTCGAGTTATGGTTATTACAGGAGATAACAAGAATACAGCAGAAGCTATCTGCCGTGAGATAGGTGTCTTTGGAAGCCATGAAGATATCAAGTCGAGGAGCTTAACTGGAAAAGAATTTATGGAGCTCGCGAACCCCAAAGCACATATAAGGCAAAGTGGAGGTCTCTTATTCTCCAGAGCTGAGCCAAGGCATAAACAAGATATAGTGAGATTGCTTAAAGATGATGGTGAGGTGGTTGCAATGACTGGGGATGGAGTGAATGATGCACCTGCTTTAAAATTGGCTGATATTGGGATTGCAATGGGAATCGCTGGAACTGAG GTGGCAAAGGAAGCATCTGACATGGTTTTGGCAGATGATAATTTTAGTACAATTGTAGCTGCTGTGGGTGAAGGCAGGTCCATTTATAACAATATGAAGGCTTTCATCAG GTACATGATTTCCTCCAACATTGGTGAGGTCGCCTCTATTTTCCTTACTGCTGCCCTAGGCATTCCTGAAGGTCTTATTCCAGTTCAGCTTCTGTGGGTCAACCTGGTCACTGATGGACCACCTGCTACAGCATTGGGATTTAATCCACCGGATAAAGATATAATGAAGAAACAACCAAGGAGAAGTGATGATTCATTGATCAGTGCATGGATTTTATTTCGCTATCTG GTAATTGGGTTGTATGTTGGTGTAGCAACTGTGGGTATTTTTATCATCTGGTTCACTCATGACTCCTTCCTTGGCATTGATTTAAGTAAAGATGGGCACAGTCTTGTCACCTATTCCCAGCTTGCTAATTGGGGTCAGTGCAAAACCTGGAACAATTTCACCGCTTCACCTTTCACTGCCGGATCAGAAGTGATCAGGTTTGATAACCCGTGCGATTACTTTGTGGAAGGCAAGGTCAAAGCCATGACCCTTTCCCTCTCTGTATTGGTTGCAATTGAGATGTTCAACTCCCTTAATGCCCTTTCGGAAGATGGAAGCCTCTTGTCAATGCCACCATGGGTCAACCCATGGCTTCTTTTAGCCATGTCGGTCTCATTTGGGCTGCACTTTTTGATCCTCTACGTGCCTTTCCTTGCTCAAATATTTGGTATCGTTCCACTGAGCCTAAACGAGTGGCTGTTAGTATTGGCTGTTGCATTACCCGTAATATTGATCGATGagattttgaagtttattgGAAGGTGCACAAGTGGTATTAGAAGTGGAAGGAGTCCTACAAAGCAGAAGGAAGAGTAG
- the LOC107004078 gene encoding uncharacterized protein LOC107004078 gives MASACISNCINDARAPVRATYVNLYKWPESDAEFIRSVSSKNHDHGRGRGRGRDRDTGPKVVDSISCRQLYLRSYTFSREDQVNLSDEKKSHVKCYGKRKRKLPRRIDGGDGGGGGGRARRTRRKCKGFSKAKEFSCAALASIFRRLLSCTTKVDVVG, from the coding sequence atggccTCCGCATGCATATCGAATTGCATCAACGACGCTCGTGCTCCGGTCCGGGCCACTTACGTAAACTTGTACAAGTGGCCCGAATCGGATGCCGAATTTATAAGATCAGTCAGCTCAAAAAATCATGATCATGGTCGTGGTCGTGGTCGTGGTCGTGATCGTGATACTGGTCCGAAGGTGGTGGATAGTATTTCGTGTAGGCAATTATATTTGAGGAGCTATACTTTTTCAAGGGAAGATCAAGTGAATTTGAGTGATGAGAAGAAATCTCATGTAAAATGTTATGGCAAAAGAAAGAGGAAATTGCCTCGTCGGATTGACGGTGGcgatggtggtggtggtggtggccGGGCACGGAGAACGAGAAGGAAGTGTAAAGGGTTTAGTAAAGCTAAGGAGTTCTCTTGCGCGGCGTTGGCTTCGATTTTTCGGAGGTTACTATCTTGTACAACTAAGGTCGATGTGGTTGGTTAA